CGGTGAAATCTTCTTACAAACTTTATGTCAATTAAGTTAAGGGATGGTCCAAGGGCGTCTAACTCTAACCCAGGCGTGGGTGGAAGTTACTGGAAAAATATTTAGCAAGTTGAGTGTCCACTAAGGTCCGGCAGTTTATGTGGCGTCTGTCACACAATAGCCTGCCAATGAAGCGGCACTTGGATAGAAGAGGACTGAAATGTGATAAGCTATGTGTCTGTAGAAGGTTAGATGAAGATGGGGCTCACCTGTTTATCAAATGCAAAATGGTTAAGCCAATCTGGGAGAAATTAGAGGTGTCTCATCTGCGCCAACACATGTGGGATATGCAAAACGCGAAAGGAAATGATTGAAGCAATCATGGGTTTGGATACGGAAAAGAGAATCCTTGTATGTTGTATGTTGTGGTAGTGGTGGTTAAATCGGAATAAAATCAATGCCAATGAGAAGCCTAGGAAGACAAACGAGATTGTTTCGCAGATCAGGTACTGGACTTCTGAATCGATGAAGTTTTGTAGGAGGGAGAAGACCAATCGCAGCACTTTCCACTGTGTGATAGCCAGTCCCGACAGAAGACAGAATCAAGATAAATGTTGATGCCAGCGTCAGTGCAGCCGAGAGGACAGGCGGATGGGGCTTTGTGGCTAGGGATCATCCGTCAGAGGTGCGGGGGCTGGAAAGATACTGCATGTGGCCTGCGCAGCTTGTGGGGAAGCGCGGGCGCATCTGGCTGCGCTCCACCAAGCAACATTGTGGGGCATGACAAGAGTCGACCTTGAAAGCGACGCCCAGAACCTCGTCCGTGCGGTCCAGTCGACAACGTACGATAGGGTTAGATCGTTTGTTAGTCTGAACTTTTCGCCAGTCTCCTTTCTTTATAGTCCTAGAGTGTGTAATAAAGTTGCCCATGCTTTAGCAGCCATAGGAGCAACTGCTCAGGTGTCCAGCCAGTTATGGTTGAAGGAACTGCCGAATGATGTTATGGTGCTAGTGGCCAGCGATATAGTTGTGCCTGCTAATTAAGGAATAAATATGTTTTCCAAGTAAAAAAAAACTTTAACCAAATCGGGAAAGATATAGATGAAGTCACGCATGTGCTAAATAATACTGCACAAATATATGCATATCTGTTTTGCAGGAATACAAGAACCACCGAAAACGAGATATGGCCAGTGTAAATCATGATTAAGGTGTGATCAAAGTTAATTGGATTAAACTTAATAATCTTCGCACTGAAAGCAAACCACCCCTCCCTTATTCTAGACATGAGAAAACACTATTTACAGGCTTCTTGACAATGAGTAAAACATTCCAAATGTGTTTCCAATAGCGAGAATACAACGTGAGTTGCCTAACTTTAAACTGCAGGCCGTCAGGTGTACATTTGCAACATAACAGAAGGAAAAATAATGAACTAAAGAAAATTTAGAAGGTACCTTCATCAGGATTGCTTGAACAAGCACGGGATATATCATTGTATTCAAGGCTAGCGGGCCGCTGTTGGAGGTGTTCGTAAAGAGGCTTCATATTTAAAGACGGGCAATATTTAATCCTGAGGTGCTCAAGGGCTGAGTAATTCCCATGACTACCTGGTACAGATGCCAGATGTTTGCATTCCTGAAGCTGTAGTCCTTCAAGTAATGGTAGATGTCCCAAACAATCCAGTGACTTCAGCCCATTGCAAGCACTAATACACAGAAATCGGAGCGCATCCAACTGTGCTGGAACGAAACGAAGCTTCTTGCAGCCCCTTATTTCTAAAAACTGGAGACATGGAAAATGATTAATTCTGGGTGAAACTGACTGCTCTGGCATACTTGTGGATATAAGTTCATTGCAGTGTTCCAACGATGCTGTTGTGTTGAAGTGTTGTAGACTCGCCAACTCACATTCATCCTGCCCCAGCATGAACTCAAGACTATTGCAATTTTTAATTGTAATACTCGTGAGAGATGGGGGAAGAACAAAAAGCTTTGTCAAGCTTATACAACTTCCTATAAATAGTTCTTTTAGATTTGGCAGGAGTTCATCCCTTATTCGAGTACGACATCCTTTCACCTTGTTGGGGCCTATTATGTTGCTGCAGTTATAAATGTAAAAGCTCTTCAATGATACcaagctacggaactcttcttcAGGCCAGTAGATGAGCATATCACAAGAGTCAATTCGCAACTTCATAAGGTCACCAAACCATTTCCAGACCCCGACTATTGGCTGCAATGGACTTGAGGGGAACAAAAAGTTGCAACCACGCAACTCTATTATCGAGAGAGATACTTCACGATCCTGGTCAAGCTCCGCTGTTGGTGTTGCTTCTGTGTCACTGACAGATAGGACTAACTTAGAAATGTTAGACATGTACGTCGAACTAAATATTGATAACGATAGTTTAGCCATGTCTTCTGCTAACctcatgactttgagctttggcGCTTCAGGCAGAGTTGTTAGCTTTGGGCAGTACCAAATATGAATATTCTCGAGAAGAGGAAACGTTAATTCTTCTCCTTCTGTTGCCACACATCTCTCAAAAATCTTCAGATTTTCTAATGTGAGGTCTTTTAATGCTGGAAATGCTTCTGATGAACTGTGACTGCATAGGCTTTGCAATTTGTTCAACCTTTTCAAAACAAGAACCTCAAGGGCCTTAAAAAGACCGAATTGTGGAAATTCCTCGCAACTTGTACAATCATCTAGGTGGAGCTCGGTCAAATGCTGCAGAAAAGTAGGACTTATCACCCATGATGGAAAGCCAGTACCTCTGTAGGATTGTATTCTTAGGAACTTCAACCCACCATAAGGTTTGAGAGCATCAAGCACATTCCTTTGCTGGTCCCGTTCATCGCTGCTGTCATTGCTCCATTCAAGAGATAAATTTGTTAGTTTCTCTTTTTTACCAAGGCTGGATGCTTTGGCATGCTCTTCAGTTGCATAATCAAGACAAGATAGCCTTAATTGACCTCCAAGATTTAAGTCCCGTAATTCTCTAATAGTACTGCATCCAGGACCAGAACCCATCACAAAATTTGTTAGAGTCTGTAGAGAATTGAGTTGCCCAAGGTCTGGAGGCATGCACTTCAATGATCTGCATCCATTTGTATAGAGGTGGCGGAGATTTGTCATATATTTCATATCCTTTGGAAGACGACCAAGATTGTCGCAGTTAGAAAGGTTCAGGGTCTGTAGATTATACAATATGCTCATTTCTATGGGAAGCTCTTCGATCTTCCAATTGTTTGAGAGATCAAGGTACCTTAGGTGTTGCAAGTGCCTTGGTCGGAGTGGAAGTTTTGTCATCGGAAAGAGTTGTAGTGCTCGcagatgattgtaatttgacaagTGTGGTGCTGAGCCCCAAACGGAGGATAGACACAACAGTGTTTGGAGAGCTGGAGAGTGTTTCTTCAGATAATCATCCAGAAGAGTCTCAATACAATGATATGATGAGAACATGTGGCGAGTTGGGCCGGCTGACAACAACTCCTCTTGATTAGGCCTATTTAGTACAGTCAAACAATCTTTTCCCATAACAAATAAGGCAATGTCATGCATAAGGTCATGAATGTTGCATAGTATTCTACAAGGGTTCTGACGACTTCCTCGCCGAGGGGCTGGATTGACATCTTGAAAGAATGACCTCCAAGTTAGCTCGTCAAAAATTTCTCTGCCCACCTTTTCAAGATTGCCACCGTCCTTCAGTGGTATGAAATCATGTGCCATCCATAGCTGGATTAAAATTTCCACATCAATCTGGTAATCTTTAGGAAATACAGCACAAAACGCAAAGCACTGTTTCATGTGTGATGGCAAGTCATCATAGCTGAGCTTGAGTATAGGTAAAATTCCTGTCTTCTCACTGCAAGTGTTGCTTCTGGTCAGTACGTCTGCCCATTCCTTTATGCTAGTCTTGTTACTCATCATAGATCCAAAGGCTTTTGCAGCTAACGGAGAGCCCCCACATCTGTCGAGAATCTTTTCAACCACGTCACTTAGCTCTGGAGCGTTCGGCTTCTGCAAACAGAACGCTCTATTCTCGAATATTTCTTTCAAAAATACTTTATGTAGTTCTCCAAGATTATGGCTATCATCAACACACATCTTCATAATTTGAGCTACTCTTGCTTTACGAGTGGTTGTCAGTATTGCACTCCCCTTGCCACCATGCTTCAGACATGTCTTTAGTTTTTCCCACTTATCAACATCTTCATTCCATACATCATCCAACACAATAAGGCATCTCTTCCCGTTTAATTCTGTTTGAAGATTTTGCAATGTCTTATCGCGATCTTTCTCATTGGTCTGACAGATGCTGTTCGCAATCTTAGCAACATCAAAATCATCTGACACACAACACCACCTCTGGAGCTGGAAATGTTCCTTGATTTCGGGGTCATTGTACACAAGCTGAGCAAAGGTAGTCTTGCCCAACCCACCAATTCCAACAATGGGAAGGACAATGAGATCCCCGTTGCTAGCTCGATCAATCAATATATCCACGAGCTTCTTCTTCTCTTCGTTTCTGGATCTGCTGACAATATCCTTCTCGGAATCGATGATTATGGAATCTGTGATACGCCACTGCTTGGAATGTGGTTCTTGCTGCTTATATCTGAATCCAAAGGCATTCATCTCTACGACAAGGACCTCAATGATGTGCACAATCCTGCACAGCTTCTTGCCCATCTTGTACCGAAAAACAATGGGGTTAAGAGCAGGAAAGAGCCTTACGATGTCAAAGCCAAGCTTCCTGTAGTGTCCCTTTGCCTTGGCGTCACGCCGGAGCGCCTCGTACTTGAACTCGTCGAAGACATCATTCGCCTCGTAGGCCACCTTCTTGAGTGCTTGGAGCCAAGCACTCACTCCAGGTCGGTGAGCTCCTTTCTCCTCGGCATCTTCGATTATGTCCAAGATTGCCAGAAGCTTGCGCTCCAGGATCTCACGCTGCTCCTCCATGCCGTCCATCACCTTGTACTGCTTCAGAAGGTAGCTGGACGACTTCCCCATCAACATGGAGACCAGCGGCCTGATTACAAACTCAGCCATTTTTGCTCTCCCAACTCACAAGTACACACGCCCAACTCAGAACAACTGGATCTCTCGCGTGTTGACTTTCAGGGTTGGGGTGGGGTGGGTGATGAGGAAGATAATAACCAGTGGCGGACCGAGAATCTCTGAAAGACCAGGACTAATTTTTAATACCCGATAACTATACAAAATTCTACCTTTGAATACCCTCTCAGTAACAACATATATTATACCAAAGCCTAGTAAAAAATGCATAAGCCGATTTTTGACATAAAACATAAGTTCAATGTTTAACCAAATGATAGCAACAAAAGCATAAAAAAGTGTGGTGGTAATCGCATTATCAAGAAGCATTTACCTAATAGCGAAGTTTTGCTCTCGTGCTGGCCTACCATTTCCTCGGCAATCATAGGAAATGAACCGGAACCTACAAAGACAAGAAAAAATAATCTGAAAATAGTATGGAATAATACATGTAATGTAGATTTTATTCGTAAGAACTTTTTTTCACCGGAAAGTAGGCAGATTTTTCCTGGGCTTGGGGGCGACAGCCCATTTCGGCACCACTAAGGTCCGCCTATGCTTCGTAGGTAATTTAATTGTTTCTAAATGCAAATTTTGAATTCTGAAGAAGAGAAGAATTAATTTGTAAACTGCTTCAGACGTCAGTTATGTTATAAGTTGATTGCCTTATTGGGATCAATTAATTTAGATCAGCCTGATCATGTAGAAGATTTTTTTCGGTAAAGGGCGATTTTATTACTCAAGTTCAAGcaatacacccggcctctgcataactaagatgcacacagccgtttataggTTCACCAGGTACACATGAAAACACATGAGAACTTTGTCTGATAAAAGCAAAATCCTAGACTGTAGGAGGCAAAATCCttcgactatgcagccacccatgttgggtaataaaatcCTTCGCCGtttcctccaatcgtgtagacacctccgtaaataggtcgcggTCCTCCAAACGCTGGAgcgacgaccatgaacggagcaacgcCGTACATCTGtaaatgacctgcataagagaagagttTTTATTATCAAAAACCTtgccatttctacatagccacagcGACCATATAACTGCtatcgctcccactctgataagaaCTTTAAACCTATCAtccactccatttagccaattgccaaaaatatttgccaCGCTTTTTggaggatataaggtagaacctatctgaatgattgaccatatagatctagcgaaCTGGCATTGAAAGAACAAGTGTTTTATTGTCTCCTCttcgtgacagaaaacacacttcgtacatccatgccaattccgctttgcaagattatctttagtaagaataacccCCGACGAAGGTACCAAGCGAAAACTTTAGtttttagtggtatcttcatcttccaaatagaTTTATAATTAGGTACCGGTTGAATAGGTTCAATTAAGGCAGAGTACATGGAACCAACAGAAAAAACTCCGTTTTTTGTAAGATTCCAACGAAACTCATCTGTTCCTTGTCGCAGTTGGACAGAAGCTAATCTTTGCATTAGCTCATTCCAAGAGTTCAAACGAGGACCATTGAGATCACGCCTGAATGTCACAGACGGAGGTGATGTTTCCATCACCTTCTGTATAGTATCATGCTTATGTCTCACAATATTGAATAAGGCTGGATATTGTTCACggagagtggttgttcccaaccatatatcctcccagaaccttatctcagacccatccctaatggagaaagaaccatgTGGAAAGAAGTATTTCTTAGTTGCCATAAGACCTGCCCAAAAATGCGAATCTCCTGGCTTCCAAATAACCTGAGATATTGCctttgagccaacatactttcTCCGCAGTAAATTTTGCCATACACCATCCTCAGTTAATAACCGAGCTAGCCATTTCCCTAGCAAAGCTCTGTTCTTAACCTCCAGATCATGGaccccaagtccaccttgatctttgggacggcAAACGACACTCCATTTTGTCAAccggtattttttcttctcactatctccttgccaaaagaacctagatcGGAAGTAGTCCAATCTATGTAGGACTCCCTTAGGCAACTGGAAaaaggaaatcatatacagtaccaagtTTGTGAGTACTGAATTGatgagaaccaatcttccaccaagagatagtaactttcctttccaactactaagtcgtttctgaagtctttcctcaacGAGCTTCCATTCAGCTATAGTGAGCCTCCGGTGGTGAACCGGAATGCCTAAATAGCTAAGCGGAAAACTGCCCAACCCACAACCGAAAAGTTCGGCGTATAGGTTTGCCTCGTCTTGGGCTTCGCAAAAGCAAAACAATTCGctcttatggaaatttattttgagACCCGACAGTTGCTCGAACGCtgacaaaattaatttcaggtttgTAGCTTTCTGTAGGTcgtgatccataaacagaattgtgtcatcggcgtaCTGAAGAATTGATAAACCTCCGTCAACTAAGTGAGGTACcactccttcaatttgaccatcaactTTAGCACGCTCAATTAAAATTGCCAACATGTCCgcaacaatgttaaataacattggagatagtggatcaccttgtcttaaacctttttttgtttgaaagtaTCGTCCATTATCATCGTTTACTTTGATGGCGACACTTcctccaaaaacaaagttattaattaaAGCGCGCCACTCTTCCGAAAAACCTTTCATACGGAGTGTTTGTTGAAGAAACgaccatttgactttatcataggcttttttaAAGTCGATTTTAAGGATAActccattcaactttttgcggtgcaactcatggattgtttcatgcAATGTAACGACTCCATCTAGGATATAtcgtccttgcatgaaagcagttTGAGTAGGTCGCACAACATGATCTGCCACCGAGTTTAGCCTAATGGTAGCGACTTTGGTGAAAATTTTAAAGCATACATTTAGAAGGCAAATTGGTCTAAATTGTTGGATCATTTCCGCATCATTAACTTTAGGGAGCAGAATTATTTCCCCAAAGTTGATTCGGAAAAGGTCCAAGCTCGTCCGGCATGGAGCTCAACGAAGAGAGCCATCAAGTCGTTCTTAATGAATTCCCGAAGTTACGGTAGAACTCTGCTGGAAATCCATCAGGACCCGGTGCCTTATTGAGTTCCATTTGGAAGACCGCTTTTCTCACCTCCTCTTCTGTGTAATGATTCGTAAGAAAAGCATTTTCTTGAGGCGACACCTGAGGGATATCATTTATCCTAGATTCATCTAAAGATATATCTGATTCCTCCGGTGCACCGAAAAGGCCTTTATAATATGATGTAATATAAGACTTGAGCTGCTCATGGCCCTCAATCAGACCCTCATCTTGCGATAGAGAATGAATACGTTTCTTCCTGTGCCGACCATTGGCGACACTATggaagtatctcgtattcgaatctccttcaagAATGAATTGGGCCTCAGCTctttggtaccatttgagttcctcttctctCAGTAGTCCAGCTAACTTTGCATTGTATTGACTCTTAAGTTCAATTTCTTGCGTAGTTAATGGGCGTACTTCGGCGCTTGCCTCTAAATCATCAATTGATGAAGAGAGAGAGAGTTTCTCCTGATTAAGCTGCCCAGCTAAGTGTCTTGCCCATCCACCAAGGTATCTCCGAACCCATCGAAGTTTATTATTCCACTTTTGGATGGGGTAGACCCAGCGACCGGCTGTTCCCATACCTTCTTAACCATATCTGAGAATCCATCCCTATGcaaccatccaagttcaaatttgaacggtcgaCGGCGCTGAGGTGTTGGAATTCCAGTGGAAAGTAAGATAGGAGCATGATCCGACAAAGATACAATCCGAGGTAAAACTCGTAGCGACACGAGAGGGAATTTCTGTTCCCAGTCCGAATCCATGAGTACTCGGTCTAATTTTTCATATGTAGGTTCAGGAAGATTGTTAGCCCAAGTAAAGTATCTTCCAACCGTCGCCACTTCTCTTAAGTCCAAACTGTCAATGACAGCGTTGAACAGAAAAGGCCAATGGTTGTCAAATCTTCCTTTGCTCTTTTCATGAGGGTATCGTAGCAAATTAAAATCACCACCTATAACAATAGGATATGGATTATCTTTTGCTAGATTAACCAACTCGCGAAGAAAAGCAGGCTTAAAGTTATCCTGTGCGGCCCCATAAACAGAGACCAAACTCCAAATGAAATTATATGACTTATTCCGAATGTGAAGTTTTATGTGAAAATCTCCACCCGAATTATCCAGAATTTCCATGGTTGAAGATCGGACTCCTATCAATAGACCGCTGGAACGTCCCCTAGGTGGACGGGATACCCAATCGAAATCTTCCCCGCCTGATAGGCGATTTAGAAAATTCGTTGAGTAATTCCGTTTACCTGTCTCGGAGATGGCAACAAAATCTAAAGCATAGTCTCTAATGGATTCAGCGatgtgtaagtgtttagccaagtcttggagacctctgctattcttaaacatgccattcatttagaAACTGTTGCAGATTTTGTCACTCTAGCCTTTTTATTAGGCCATGCGTTCCTTTTAATATTGGAGGCTCTGGATTTGCGATTTGTTGCTTGTAGCGTCATCCGTTCCTACTTCCAGAACCTCTCCAACAATCTGTGTGAGAAGCTGGCCATCCGTAATGGCGTACGCTTCGTCATTATCAACATTAGTCGGAGAGGAAGTAGACTTAGTTCCAAACATAGGAGTGACTTTTAATCTATCAAACTCCAAATGTTTTAGAGCTTTAGTCGAAACAGAAATAGTATCTAAAGACGAACCCAAGGAGACGCCAACACTATTCAGTTTGGCGGAAACCTGAGGTGTAGAGAAAGATAAAAATGATTTAGTGCATTTATCCATACCCTTAGTGTCGAGATTAGTCGCCGCTTTACGGCGCATTGCCTTGGCCATGGAGTCCTCATCCGTGGGCGAAGCACCGTCAGGAGCGACTCCGTGGCGCGTACTCCGACGTGTTGGAGTGTGCACACCGGCGCTCGAAGTATGGGCACCCTTAGAGGAGGGTAACGGCGTAGCAGGCCCCTCCTCTAAAAGAGCTCCCGCAGCCACACTCGAGTCCGGGGGACCGTTTGTCGAAGTAGTACGTCCCCCCAGACCATCCGAAGGAGCAGGACCTCCGCGTGTGGCCGACGAGGAGTCATGCGCGGCCACAACAGCAACGCCTGACTGCATCCCGTCCGGCTGTACGGTGGCCTGCACCCGTGCTGCAGCGGCCAAGGACGGCTCCACGCGGCCTGCACCTGGGCTGCAGCGTCCAAGGCAGAAGTGGCCACGCCGTGGACCAG
This DNA window, taken from Lolium rigidum isolate FL_2022 unplaced genomic scaffold, APGP_CSIRO_Lrig_0.1 contig_34263_1, whole genome shotgun sequence, encodes the following:
- the LOC124681135 gene encoding putative disease resistance protein RGA4, coding for MAEFVIRPLVSMLMGKSSSYLLKQYKVMDGMEEQREILERKLLAILDIIEDAEEKGAHRPGVSAWLQALKKVAYEANDVFDEFKYEALRRDAKAKGHYRKLGFDIVRLFPALNPIVFRYKMGKKLCRIVHIIEVLVVEMNAFGFRYKQQEPHSKQWRITDSIIIDSEKDIVSRSRNEEKKKLVDILIDRASNGDLIVLPIVGIGGLGKTTFAQLVYNDPEIKEHFQLQRWCCVSDDFDVAKIANSICQTNEKDRDKTLQNLQTELNGKRCLIVLDDVWNEDVDKWEKLKTCLKHGGKGSAILTTTRKARVAQIMKMCVDDSHNLGELHKVFLKEIFENRAFCLQKPNAPELSDVVEKILDRCGGSPLAAKAFGSMMSNKTSIKEWADVLTRSNTCSEKTGILPILKLSYDDLPSHMKQCFAFCAVFPKDYQIDVEILIQLWMAHDFIPLKDGGNLEKVGREIFDELTWRSFFQDVNPAPRRGSRQNPCRILCNIHDLMHDIALFVMGKDCLTVLNRPNQEELLSAGPTRHMFSSYHCIETLLDDYLKKHSPALQTLLCLSSVWGSAPHLSNYNHLRALQLFPMTKLPLRPRHLQHLRYLDLSNNWKIEELPIEMSILYNLQTLNLSNCDNLGRLPKDMKYMTNLRHLYTNGCRSLKCMPPDLGQLNSLQTLTNFVMGSGPGCSTIRELRDLNLGGQLRLSCLDYATEEHAKASSLGKKEKLTNLSLEWSNDSSDERDQQRNVLDALKPYGGLKFLRIQSYRGTGFPSWVISPTFLQHLTELHLDDCTSCEEFPQFGLFKALEVLVLKRLNKLQSLCSHSSSEAFPALKDLTLENLKIFERCVATEGEELTFPLLENIHIWYCPKLTTLPEAPKLKVMRLAEDMAKLSLSIFSSTYMSNISKLVLSVSDTEATPTAELDQDREVSLSIIELRGCNFLFPSSPLQPIVGVWKWFGDLMKLRIDSCDMLIYWPEEEFRSLVSLKSFYIYNCSNIIGPNKVKGCRTRIRDELLPNLKELFIGSCISLTKLFVLPPSLTSITIKNCNSLEFMLGQDECELASLQHFNTTASLEHCNELISTSMPEQSVSPRINHFPCLQFLEIRGCKKLRFVPAQLDALRFLCISACNGLKSLDCLGHLPLLEGLQLQECKHLASVPGSHGNYSALEHLRIKYCPSLNMKPLYEHLQQRPASLEYNDISRACSSNPDEGPKLWEPKSWKYAIPGRQ